One part of the Astatotilapia calliptera chromosome 9, fAstCal1.2, whole genome shotgun sequence genome encodes these proteins:
- the LOC113029411 gene encoding tumor necrosis factor ligand superfamily member 10-like, which translates to MTGSGPKLGVLLLVAVLLQTVVVTITVLHFTTALNSIKETFARSSVSCLTGTDLQSITDVRGDLCWQVTQQVHLLIEKSLSQQRQRQRLRQNSSEVKDEVSQVLLSLSRPKVAAHVTGSYVPKLERAGGAPVFAGRRVYGQKISWWEGRKGLAFLQDVQLVDGELVVSQPGLYYVYAQTYFRHSHLGEDGEDSEEVEDRGKPLLQYIYKKMSSYPAPILLMKTSRTSCWSRGSQYSLHSAHQGGLFPLTTGDRLFVTVTNASAVDMDEETSFFGAFLIS; encoded by the exons ATGACGGGCTCCGGTCCGAAGCTCGGGGTCCTGCTGCTGGTGGCGGTTCTGCTGCAGACTGTGGTCGTCACCATCACCGTGCTGCACTTCACAACGGCTCTCAACTCG ATAAAGGAGACTTTTGCCAGGAGCAGTGTCTCCTGTCTGACGGGCACTGACCTGCAGAGCATCACGGATGTGCGAGGGGATCTATGCTGGCAGGTCActcagcaggttcacctcctcATCGAGAAG TCATTGTCTCAGCAGAGGCAGAGGCAGAGGCTGAGGCAGAATTCGTCGGAAGTGAAAG ATGAAGTCTCCCAggtgctgctctctctctctcgccccaAAGTTGCCGCTCATGTCACGGGCAGCTATGTCCCCAAACTGGAGCGAGCAGGAGGAG CTCCAGTCTTTGCTGGGCGGCGCGTTTATGGCCAGAAGATCTCATGGTGGGAGGGCCGTAAGGGGCTGGCCTTCCTCCAGGACGTCCAGCTGGTGGATGGGGAGCTGGTGGTGTCGCAGCCGGGCCTCTACTACGTCTACGCCCAGACTTACTTCAGACACAGCCACCTGGGGGAGGATGGAGAGGACAGCGAGGAGGTGGAGGATAGGGGGAAACCTCTGCTGCAGTACATCTATAAGAAG ATGAGCTCATACCCGGCTCCCATCCTGCTGATGAAAACAAGCCGCACTTCCTGCTGGTCCCGAGGTTCCCAGTACTCTCTGCACTCCGCCCACCAGGGGGGGCTGTTCCCGCTCACTACCGGCGACCGCCTGTTCGTCACGGTGACAAATGCATCTGCTGTGGACATGGACGAGGAGACCAGCTTCTTCggtgcatttctgatcagctaG
- the msl2b gene encoding E3 ubiquitin-protein ligase MSL2b, with protein sequence MNPVNATSLFVSASRSVLQCDPRDPRALAELCKLLPFFRQSLSCLVCGNLLQDPIAPTNSSCQHYVCRGCKGQRMQLKPSCSWCKDYSRFEENRQLSLLVHCYRKLCLYITQSPLAPHIASAASDSPDLQAILNEGLTLAESEPEAEDVSDSVRLSQTVSTSEVGQPDGGPATKELKVEEPSPVGFNGLHDCNGLVSSDRLHPITTKQESFSEEIPVCMSVTGTSETGLCDIGAFGDDLKHGGGPLLLSVEEVLRTLETESDLDPSPEPNSQPGCHPSVPQSSRNGPHCPSCQDSSRLIASLPSENSSRGLQPHPQPSLQPPPQPSAVTPRIPLRCHRKRSRSESDSEKVQPLPISSLLRGPPIGANSSPHHPNPGATTKQEPKFPAATPHPHLAPVPNGSTPKVGKTVLVPNKALKKTVEHHGAAKKSYTKARQGAPKPRTQPRDRVPPHPHAHPLTHPPSPSKPLYKKPVEKKGCKCGRATQNPSVLTCRGQRCPCYSNRKACLDCICRGCQNSYMANGEKKLEAFAVPEKALEQTRLTLGINLTSIAAAALRSPATSSPGNTLLNVTTATGAPVTAAFLSGAGHDNRGYDDSLEMRFDC encoded by the exons ATGAACCCGGTGAATGCGACCTCTCTCTTCGTGTCTGCGAGCCGGTCGGTGCTGCAGTGCGACCCCCGAGACCCCCGGGCTCTTGCGGAGCTCTGCAAGCTCCTGCCGTTTTTCCGCCAGTCCCTCTCCTGCTTGGTCTGCG GCAACCTGCTGCAGGACCCCATCGCTCCCACCAACTCGTCATGTCAGCATTACGTCTGTCGAGGCTGTAAGGGTCAGAGAATGCAGCTGAAGCCGTCCTGCAGCTGGTGCAAGGACTATTCCCGCTTCGAGGAAAACCGGCAGCTCTCTTTGCTCGTCCACTGTTACAGGAAGCTCTGTCTCTACATCACACAGTCGCCACTTGCACCACACATAGCCAGCGCTGCCAGTGACTCACCTGACCTGCAGGCTATCCTCAATGAGGGCCTGACATTGGCGGAGAGTGAGCCAGAAGCGGAGGATGTCTCAGACTCTGTTCGTTTGTCACAGACCGTGTCGACCTCTGAGGTGGGTCAGCCCGATGGCGGTCCAGCAACAAAGGAGCTCAAGGTGGAAGAACCGAGCCCCGTGGGCTTTAACGGACTGCATGACTGTAACGGCCTGGTCAGCTCAGACAGACTGCACCCCATCACCACGAAGCAGGAGAGCTTCTCAGAGGAGATCCCAGTGTGCATGAGTGTTACAGGCACTTCAGAGACGGGACTTTGTGACATCGGCGCTTTCGGGGACGACCTGAAACACGGCGGGGGGCCACTACTGTTGAGTGTAGAGGAGGTGCTCAGAACTTTAGAGACGGAGTCTGACCTTGACCCTTCACCTGAGCCCAACTCTCAGCCAGGCTGCCACCCCTCTGTACCTCAGTCTAGCCGAAACGGGCCTCACTGCCCATCATGCCAAGACTCATCCCGCCTCATCGCCTCCCTCCCTTCAGAGAACAGCTCCCGTGGCCTCCAACCACACCCGCAGCCCTCACTGCAGCCCCCTCCTCAGCCCTCTGCAGTCACCCCCCGTATACCGCTTCGCTGCCACCGCAAACGCTCCCGCTCAGAAAGCGACAGCGAGAAGGTGCAGCCCCTCCCTATTTCCAGCCTCCTACGAGGGCCCCCCATTGGTGCCAACAGTTCCCCCCACCACCCCAACCCTGGTGCCACCACCAAACAGGAACCTAAGTTCCCTGCAGCAACGCCTCACCCCCACCTAGCCCCGGTACCTAATGGCAGCACCCCAAAGGTGGGTAAGACTGTACTTGTCCCCAACAAGGCTCTGAAAAAGACTGTGGAGCACCACGGTGCCGCCAAGAAGTCGTACACCAAGGCCAGGCAAGGGGCCCCCAAACCCCGCACGCAGCCCCGTGACAGAGTACCCCCTCACCCTCACGCTCACCCCCTCACACACCCACCCAGCCCCTCGAAGCCACTGTACAAGAAgcctgtggagaagaagggctGCAAGTGCGGCCGGGCTACCCAGAACCCCTCAGTGTTGACCTGTAGGGGGCAACGCTGCCCCTGTTACTCAAACCGCAAG GCTTGCCTGGACTGCATCTGCCGCGGCTGCCAGAACTCGTACATGGCCAATGGCGAGAAGAAGCTGGAGGCCTTCGCCGTGCCAGAGAAAGCTCTGGAGCAGACCCGGCTCACGCTGGGCATCAACCTCACCAGTATCGCCGCAGCGGCCCTGCGCAGCCCGGCCACCAGCTCCCCGGGCAACACCCTCCTTAACGTCACCACAGCCACGGGGGCGCCTGTCACGGCCGCCTTCCTATCTGGGGCGGGGCACGACAACCGGGGCTATGACGATTCGCTGGAGATGCGGTTTGACTGTTGA